The Planococcus donghaensis genome contains a region encoding:
- the gshAB gene encoding bifunctional glutamate--cysteine ligase GshA/glutathione synthetase GshB — protein sequence MDIKKLLENDRVKPYVLKARYGLEKEGQRVDLTGKLVNTDHPATISKSDDHPYIKRDFAETQMELVTPVTDTLKELFDYLESIHEVAYRSLDKNEMIWPLSMPPELPEKEEDIIIAKLADAESVRYRHSLAESYGRRKQMISGIHYNFEFSEELLHALFAAQSEIAEYHLFKTEIYMKLTRNYLHYRWLITYLYGASPSSEKNFFEDNSLVEPVRSIRSSKFGYVNRENVQVSYSSLKKYISDISALVEKDVLVEEKEFYSAVRLRGGSQVADLEERGIGYIELRNIDINPFDKNGISYEQAEFLNLFMVYLLWKDESAHHDEWVKEGELTNEKVALEHPLKPTQFKAEAETILDEMEQLVETLGLSVSDKLLVTERDMLDDPSKTIAGKLYKESQQSSQSQLAVNIAKEYYEKAWDMPYQLTAFTDMELSTQLLMFDAIQLGIQVEIIDRQDQFLKLKLKDRIEYVKNGNMTSKDSYIASLIMENKTVTKKILQKRGFRVPLGDEFNHIEEALQSYALFASKAFVVKPKSTNYGLGISIFKDGAAYEDYEQALKIAFKEDSSVLIEEFLSGTEYRFFVINDKVEAVMARVPANVTGDGKKTVEELVAEKNEDPLRGKDHRTPLEKIQLGELEILMLKGQGKQIDSIPKKGEVLYLRENSNVSTGGDSIDVTDQIREDYKIIAVESVAALGAKISGLDLIIEDIEVPASNDKAYGIIEANFNPSMYMHVFPYKGKSRRLTMNLLYYLFPELGKMN from the coding sequence GTGGATATTAAAAAATTATTAGAAAACGATCGAGTAAAGCCCTATGTATTAAAAGCCCGTTATGGTCTTGAAAAAGAAGGACAACGAGTTGATTTGACAGGGAAGCTGGTTAACACAGATCACCCAGCAACCATTTCAAAGAGCGATGATCATCCGTATATAAAACGGGATTTTGCAGAAACACAAATGGAGTTAGTCACACCTGTTACAGATACGTTAAAAGAGCTATTTGACTATTTAGAGTCGATTCATGAAGTAGCTTACCGTTCATTGGATAAAAACGAAATGATTTGGCCATTGAGTATGCCTCCAGAACTACCTGAAAAAGAAGAAGACATTATCATTGCTAAATTAGCAGATGCTGAAAGTGTTCGGTACCGTCATTCGTTAGCAGAATCGTATGGTCGACGTAAACAGATGATAAGTGGAATTCATTATAATTTTGAATTTAGTGAGGAACTGCTTCACGCTTTGTTCGCTGCACAGTCTGAAATTGCAGAATATCATTTGTTTAAAACAGAAATCTACATGAAACTGACGAGAAACTATTTGCATTACCGCTGGTTAATTACTTATTTGTATGGTGCATCACCTAGTAGTGAAAAGAACTTCTTTGAAGACAACTCTTTAGTAGAACCGGTGAGAAGCATTAGAAGCAGTAAGTTCGGTTATGTAAATCGGGAGAATGTTCAAGTTTCTTATAGCAGCTTGAAAAAATACATCTCAGATATTTCTGCACTCGTAGAAAAAGATGTGTTAGTTGAAGAAAAAGAGTTTTACTCAGCTGTTCGTTTACGAGGCGGCAGTCAAGTTGCAGATTTAGAAGAGCGTGGGATTGGCTATATCGAGTTAAGAAATATCGATATTAATCCTTTTGATAAAAATGGAATCAGCTATGAGCAAGCAGAATTTCTGAATCTATTTATGGTTTATCTACTATGGAAAGATGAAAGTGCTCATCATGACGAGTGGGTAAAAGAAGGAGAACTTACGAATGAAAAAGTAGCGCTTGAGCATCCACTAAAGCCCACTCAGTTTAAAGCAGAAGCTGAAACGATTTTAGATGAAATGGAACAATTGGTGGAAACTTTAGGTTTATCTGTTTCAGATAAGCTACTTGTCACTGAAAGAGACATGTTGGATGATCCGAGTAAAACGATAGCTGGAAAACTTTATAAAGAAAGCCAGCAAAGCAGTCAAAGTCAATTAGCAGTAAACATTGCAAAAGAATATTATGAAAAAGCATGGGATATGCCTTACCAATTAACGGCATTTACAGACATGGAGTTGTCTACACAACTATTAATGTTCGATGCAATTCAACTTGGTATTCAAGTAGAAATTATCGATCGACAAGATCAATTTTTGAAACTGAAGTTGAAGGACCGTATTGAATACGTTAAAAACGGCAATATGACGAGTAAAGATAGTTATATCGCTAGCTTAATCATGGAAAACAAAACCGTGACTAAAAAAATTCTTCAAAAACGAGGGTTCCGTGTACCTTTAGGTGATGAATTTAATCATATTGAAGAAGCTCTACAGTCATATGCTTTATTCGCTAGTAAAGCTTTTGTTGTAAAACCAAAATCAACAAATTATGGTCTTGGCATATCAATCTTCAAAGATGGTGCAGCATATGAAGATTATGAACAAGCTTTAAAAATTGCTTTTAAAGAAGATTCTTCTGTGTTAATTGAAGAGTTTTTGTCAGGTACAGAATATCGCTTTTTTGTTATTAACGATAAAGTAGAAGCCGTTATGGCTCGAGTTCCTGCAAACGTAACAGGAGATGGAAAAAAGACGGTCGAAGAGTTAGTCGCTGAAAAAAATGAAGATCCATTAAGAGGGAAAGATCACCGGACGCCACTTGAAAAAATTCAATTAGGCGAACTCGAAATTTTAATGTTAAAAGGTCAAGGTAAGCAAATAGACTCGATTCCGAAAAAAGGCGAAGTTTTGTATTTGCGTGAAAACTCTAATGTGAGTACGGGTGGGGACTCAATTGATGTGACCGACCAAATTCGCGAAGATTACAAAATTATCGCAGTTGAATCAGTTGCTGCGCTTGGTGCAAAGATTAGTGGACTTGACTTAATCATAGAGGACATTGAAGTACCTGCTTCAAATGACAAAGCATATGGAATTATTGAAGCAAACTTTAATCCTTCTATGTACATGCATGTTTTCCCGTATAAAGGGAAATCCCGACGTCTAACGATGAATTTGCTCTACTATTTATTCCCTGAGCTCGGTAAAATGAATTAA
- the fghA gene encoding S-formylglutathione hydrolase — protein sequence MNLNISETKIAFGGEQRKYTHYSEALQCDMTFSIYLPSTNEQQKIPLVWWLSGLTCTDDNFSQKSGFQRLADHHQVAVIIPDTSPRGENVADDAAYDLGQGAGFYVDATEKPWSEHYKMYTYITEELAEIATSLVPNFSGKESIMGHSMGGHGALVIGLKNAKRFKAISAFSPILNPIQTPWGKKAFSTYLGEDQESWKSWDASELIKKTNAPPIMISQGTKDGFYPEQLEESTFLKNAKEYNQSVEYIKHDGYDHSYFFISTFLDDHFAFHVKHLK from the coding sequence ATGAATCTCAATATTAGTGAAACGAAAATTGCTTTTGGTGGCGAACAACGTAAATACACACATTACTCAGAAGCCTTACAGTGCGATATGACGTTTAGTATCTACTTGCCATCTACTAATGAACAACAAAAAATTCCACTCGTTTGGTGGTTATCAGGCCTCACTTGTACAGATGATAATTTTAGTCAAAAAAGTGGGTTTCAGCGATTAGCAGATCACCATCAAGTAGCAGTTATAATTCCTGATACTTCTCCTCGAGGAGAAAATGTGGCGGATGACGCTGCATATGACCTTGGACAAGGTGCAGGCTTTTATGTAGACGCTACTGAAAAACCATGGTCTGAGCATTATAAAATGTATACCTATATAACAGAGGAATTAGCGGAAATTGCCACTTCTTTAGTGCCTAATTTCTCAGGGAAAGAAAGCATTATGGGGCACTCGATGGGTGGCCACGGAGCTTTAGTAATTGGCTTGAAAAATGCAAAACGTTTCAAAGCCATTTCTGCATTTTCTCCTATTTTGAACCCTATTCAAACTCCTTGGGGCAAGAAAGCTTTCTCGACTTATTTAGGTGAAGACCAAGAATCTTGGAAATCGTGGGACGCTTCAGAACTGATTAAAAAAACGAATGCACCCCCAATTATGATTTCACAAGGAACAAAAGATGGTTTTTATCCAGAGCAGCTAGAAGAGTCGACATTTTTGAAAAATGCTAAAGAATATAACCAGTCGGTAGAGTATATAAAACACGATGGTTATGATCATAGCTATTTCTTTATCTCGACATTTTTAGATGACCATTTTGCTTTTCACGTGAAGCACTTAAAATGA
- a CDS encoding S-(hydroxymethyl)glutathione dehydrogenase/class III alcohol dehydrogenase, with protein MKSKAAVAFKAGEPLQIVEIDVEEPKAKEVMVKILYTSVCHTDAFTLSGDDPEGVFPAVLGHEGGGVVVSVGEGVTSVNPGDHVIPLYTAECGECKFCLSGKTNLCSAVRETQGKGLMTDGTTRFSYNGEPVYHYMGTSTFSEYTVVNEVSLAKVDEDAPLDKVCLLGCGVTTGMGAVKNTAKVEEGAVAAVFGVGAIGLAVVQGLVKANASRIIVIDLNEDKFELAKKMGATDFINPSKFDKPIQEVIVEMTDGGVDYSFECIGNVDVMRSALECCHKGWGESIILGVAGAGKEISTRPFQLVTGRVWRGSAFGGVKGRTELPGMVKDFMNGDIDLESFITHQLDFQDINKAFELLHKGESIRTILTYGE; from the coding sequence ATGAAAAGTAAAGCAGCAGTTGCATTTAAAGCAGGAGAACCCCTTCAAATCGTAGAAATCGACGTAGAGGAACCAAAAGCAAAAGAAGTCATGGTCAAAATTTTATATACATCAGTTTGTCATACTGATGCGTTCACGTTATCGGGTGATGACCCAGAAGGTGTTTTCCCAGCCGTATTAGGCCACGAGGGCGGCGGAGTTGTCGTCTCAGTTGGAGAAGGCGTAACATCTGTAAACCCAGGAGATCACGTAATTCCGCTTTACACAGCTGAATGTGGCGAGTGCAAATTCTGTTTGTCTGGTAAAACGAATCTGTGTAGTGCCGTACGTGAAACACAAGGAAAAGGTTTAATGACTGATGGCACAACTCGTTTTTCTTATAACGGCGAACCCGTTTATCATTATATGGGCACTAGTACATTTAGTGAATATACGGTAGTTAACGAAGTAAGCTTGGCAAAAGTCGATGAAGACGCACCGTTAGATAAAGTTTGTTTACTTGGTTGTGGCGTTACAACTGGGATGGGCGCAGTGAAAAACACTGCCAAAGTTGAAGAAGGTGCAGTAGCTGCCGTATTTGGAGTAGGCGCAATTGGTTTAGCAGTTGTTCAAGGACTTGTTAAAGCAAATGCTAGTCGTATCATTGTAATTGATTTGAACGAAGATAAATTTGAATTGGCGAAAAAAATGGGCGCAACTGATTTTATCAACCCATCGAAATTTGATAAGCCAATTCAAGAAGTGATTGTGGAAATGACCGATGGCGGCGTAGACTACAGCTTTGAGTGTATTGGAAATGTTGACGTCATGCGTTCAGCTCTTGAATGTTGTCATAAAGGATGGGGCGAGAGCATTATCCTAGGTGTTGCGGGTGCCGGAAAAGAAATTAGCACGCGACCATTTCAACTAGTCACTGGACGCGTATGGCGCGGATCGGCATTTGGCGGTGTAAAAGGTCGTACCGAATTACCAGGAATGGTTAAAGATTTTATGAATGGTGATATTGATTTAGAATCATTCATCACGCATCAACTAGATTTCCAAGATATCAACAAAGCGTTTGAACTTTTGCATAAAGGTGAATCGATTCGCACAATTTTAACTTACGGAGAGTGA
- a CDS encoding winged helix-turn-helix transcriptional regulator gives MEIQYKDKTYFSGKDLALSAIGGRWKIAVIWCLLQESPLRLSEIQKKLPQANQRMLIRQLRELEEDKLIKRFVYPVVPPKVEYQLSDMGLQLEPVVTSICNWGDEFAAFVEKEANSPSVN, from the coding sequence TTGGAAATTCAATATAAAGATAAAACTTATTTCTCTGGCAAAGACTTGGCCTTATCAGCAATCGGCGGGCGGTGGAAAATAGCCGTTATTTGGTGTTTATTGCAAGAGTCTCCACTAAGACTAAGTGAAATTCAAAAAAAATTACCTCAAGCCAATCAGCGTATGCTTATTCGACAATTGAGAGAACTAGAAGAAGATAAACTCATCAAACGATTTGTTTATCCAGTGGTCCCACCAAAAGTCGAGTATCAACTAAGTGATATGGGTCTTCAGCTAGAGCCAGTCGTTACTTCTATTTGTAACTGGGGAGATGAATTTGCTGCTTTTGTGGAAAAAGAGGCGAACTCCCCATCTGTTAACTAA
- a CDS encoding GNAT family N-acetyltransferase, protein MPYIQTSRLTLVTFTTELMQAAIIDQLELAQITPYKVAAGYPSEEYKKIIPYKIKRYSEYPWENEWEGIIIHNASQTIMGDMGFRRKDGDQDQLELGYSIAPTYQGNGYATEMAKAMVKWGLKQQEIKKIVASCDPSNIASVRVLEKAGLKQIKEHNNKIHWTT, encoded by the coding sequence ATGCCATATATTCAAACAAGTCGATTGACCCTAGTAACATTTACGACGGAATTGATGCAAGCAGCGATTATTGACCAGTTAGAATTAGCCCAAATAACACCTTATAAAGTGGCTGCTGGATATCCATCTGAAGAATACAAAAAAATCATTCCGTACAAAATTAAGCGCTATAGCGAATATCCATGGGAAAATGAATGGGAAGGAATTATTATCCATAACGCTTCTCAGACAATAATGGGGGACATGGGCTTTAGACGAAAAGACGGAGATCAAGATCAGTTGGAATTAGGGTACAGTATTGCACCGACCTATCAAGGAAATGGATATGCAACTGAAATGGCAAAAGCAATGGTAAAGTGGGGGTTAAAACAGCAAGAGATTAAAAAAATTGTAGCAAGCTGTGATCCTAGCAATATCGCTTCAGTACGAGTGCTAGAGAAAGCCGGACTCAAACAGATTAAAGAACATAACAACAAAATTCACTGGACAACTTAA
- a CDS encoding YhgE/Pip family protein, with protein sequence MLKKEWKQLFSKPLLLGTMIVMMFIPIIYSGFFLGSSWDPYGKTDRLPVAVVNEDVPADYEEETLSIGDELVENLKENDALHWYFTDAKEAEQGMEDGKYFMILTIPKDFSANAASVMNEQPTPMNLQYETNPGRGFFIESVSKQATANIKEEIAESVTKEYVKAVFAQIETIGEGMEEAADGAEQIDSGTVQLQEGTADLVAGLGTLSEGSLSFQEGAEKLEVGVSQFAAGTTELNEGANFLNKGIISYTAGVGKLQTGINGLAEGTAELTNKGPQLVKGSQKLTEGLSSLVPGAEQLNQGLWKTQDGSAQLTEGLRELQAQTSQLTNSSSGIQQLVSGQAALGDGLSKLSFGSLTLQEGLGLLEGQLPSADQITSLQQGLTAIQESTNQLNDAVSIGDTPGVSQIQANLAAAQQAINDLQGTSSQTTITALEATPTFNSLTPEQQAELTGAVSGSIESQSATQQETVEKLKGSLAAISANLNEQLVPAFQTLGSLPEKVAELNSVVAKVNPAASSALGGYSTVQNTLSTQLIPGAKNLHAGSEKAVEANEKLQVGVDKTADNLPKLAAAVDRLAQGSSSLTEGVSSLASGSQGLVEGANSLQQGSEELQQGTVAYTAGVSEAAQGAGQLQQGTAELAANSDKLNSGSADLATGTDRLTKGVQALSGGAGELAGGAAELHDGASKLEDGSGELGNGIGELEEGAAELAGKLSDGAEEVGDALVSDANYDMIAAPATTTESKKSEVPNYGHALAPYILSLALFVGALSFNLVFPINAPAGRPTSGFAWWLSKFSLGFIQATAAALIVDAIMLFGFHLQVEHVGEFIIVSIVTSLTYMFLIMFLSITFGNPGRFVAMIILVLQLGSSGGTFPVELTNKFFQSVHDFVPMSYAILGFREAMSSAYGTETLLMSLSVLGAFIFVFNVLLWGVLSLRSHKAFKLAEEN encoded by the coding sequence ATGTTGAAAAAAGAGTGGAAACAATTATTTTCAAAACCTTTACTACTCGGAACTATGATTGTAATGATGTTTATACCGATTATTTATAGTGGTTTTTTCCTCGGCTCTTCGTGGGATCCATACGGCAAGACAGATCGCTTACCAGTAGCGGTGGTAAATGAAGATGTGCCGGCAGACTATGAAGAGGAAACCTTATCTATTGGGGATGAATTGGTCGAAAACTTAAAAGAAAATGACGCACTCCATTGGTATTTCACGGATGCAAAAGAAGCTGAGCAAGGAATGGAAGATGGCAAGTATTTTATGATACTTACCATTCCAAAAGATTTTTCAGCTAATGCAGCATCTGTTATGAACGAGCAACCAACACCAATGAATTTACAGTATGAAACCAATCCTGGCCGCGGATTTTTTATCGAATCGGTAAGCAAACAAGCAACAGCTAATATAAAAGAAGAAATTGCTGAAAGTGTGACTAAAGAATACGTAAAAGCGGTATTCGCTCAAATTGAAACAATAGGCGAAGGAATGGAGGAGGCCGCTGACGGGGCGGAGCAAATCGATTCTGGAACTGTGCAATTGCAAGAAGGAACTGCCGACTTAGTTGCAGGACTGGGAACTCTTTCAGAAGGAAGTTTGAGTTTTCAAGAAGGCGCAGAGAAATTAGAGGTTGGTGTGAGTCAGTTTGCAGCCGGAACAACCGAACTAAACGAAGGGGCAAACTTTTTAAACAAAGGAATTATTTCGTATACAGCGGGTGTAGGCAAATTGCAAACCGGTATAAATGGGCTAGCTGAAGGAACTGCAGAATTAACCAATAAAGGTCCACAGCTTGTGAAAGGTTCTCAAAAACTGACAGAAGGTCTTAGTTCACTTGTCCCTGGAGCTGAACAATTAAACCAAGGGCTTTGGAAAACCCAAGATGGCAGTGCACAGTTAACGGAAGGACTACGCGAGTTACAGGCGCAAACAAGCCAACTAACAAATAGCTCTTCTGGTATACAACAATTGGTGTCTGGACAAGCAGCTTTAGGAGATGGGCTTTCAAAACTTTCTTTCGGTAGTTTAACTCTTCAAGAAGGACTTGGCTTGCTAGAAGGTCAACTTCCTTCAGCAGATCAAATAACGAGTTTGCAGCAAGGATTAACAGCAATTCAAGAAAGTACAAACCAATTAAATGACGCTGTCTCTATAGGCGATACACCAGGTGTATCGCAAATTCAAGCTAATTTGGCAGCAGCACAGCAAGCTATTAATGATCTTCAAGGAACATCTTCACAAACCACGATTACTGCTTTAGAAGCAACACCAACTTTTAATAGTTTAACGCCAGAACAACAAGCTGAACTAACTGGAGCAGTTAGCGGAAGTATAGAAAGCCAATCAGCCACTCAGCAAGAAACTGTTGAGAAGCTAAAAGGAAGTTTGGCAGCAATATCAGCTAATCTCAATGAGCAACTAGTTCCCGCATTTCAAACTCTTGGGTCATTGCCAGAGAAAGTGGCTGAATTGAATAGTGTGGTAGCGAAAGTAAATCCAGCGGCGTCATCAGCACTTGGTGGCTATTCAACCGTTCAAAATACACTTTCCACACAACTTATTCCAGGTGCAAAAAATTTGCATGCTGGATCAGAAAAAGCTGTAGAAGCAAATGAAAAACTTCAAGTTGGAGTAGATAAAACAGCTGATAATTTACCAAAACTTGCAGCGGCAGTTGATCGCTTAGCACAAGGAAGTTCCTCTTTAACTGAAGGGGTATCATCGCTTGCTTCAGGTTCACAAGGACTTGTGGAAGGGGCTAATTCACTCCAACAAGGTTCTGAAGAATTGCAGCAAGGAACCGTTGCTTATACAGCCGGAGTATCAGAAGCGGCACAAGGTGCAGGTCAACTGCAACAAGGAACCGCAGAACTTGCTGCAAACTCCGACAAACTAAACTCGGGTTCTGCTGACTTGGCAACGGGTACTGACCGTCTAACAAAAGGCGTTCAAGCATTGTCAGGCGGAGCAGGTGAACTTGCAGGAGGAGCTGCTGAATTGCACGATGGTGCCAGCAAACTTGAGGACGGTTCAGGAGAATTGGGAAATGGCATTGGAGAACTTGAGGAAGGGGCCGCCGAATTAGCTGGCAAACTTTCAGATGGAGCTGAAGAAGTTGGGGATGCTTTAGTATCCGATGCGAATTACGATATGATTGCCGCACCTGCAACAACAACCGAGAGTAAAAAAAGTGAAGTGCCTAACTATGGTCATGCGTTGGCACCTTATATTTTATCACTTGCCCTTTTTGTTGGTGCTTTGTCGTTTAATTTAGTATTTCCAATAAATGCTCCAGCAGGACGACCAACCTCGGGGTTCGCTTGGTGGCTCAGCAAATTCTCACTTGGGTTTATCCAAGCGACTGCCGCCGCATTAATTGTGGATGCGATTATGTTGTTTGGCTTTCATCTTCAAGTAGAACACGTGGGTGAGTTTATTATAGTCTCTATTGTTACTTCGCTTACTTATATGTTCTTAATTATGTTTTTAAGTATTACTTTTGGAAATCCAGGACGCTTTGTTGCCATGATTATTCTGGTTCTTCAATTAGGTTCGAGTGGCGGGACGTTCCCGGTCGAATTGACAAACAAATTCTTCCAAAGTGTTCATGATTTTGTTCCGATGAGCTATGCAATTTTAGGCTTCCGAGAAGCCATGTCTTCGGCATATGGGACCGAGACCTTACTAATGAGTCTGTCAGTACTTGGTGCTTTCATCTTCGTCTTCAATGTACTGTTGTGGGGCGTCTTGAGTTTAAGAAGCCACAAAGCTTTTAAATTAGCAGAAGAAAATTAA
- a CDS encoding RrF2 family transcriptional regulator, whose translation MQLTKGVEQAICIIVLLATQESSAPLASDEISKRLGVSPSYMKKITRKLVVQGIAVSVSGNNGGVSLAKSATDITMLDVIEAMEGPIKIYPDTGLIRLAFKDGEYAKKGQEILQNVFAQGDRLLIEYLSKVTAADLLKEGLGMSNLPTLNWNQETLSDVLNKEQDDQK comes from the coding sequence TTGCAGTTAACTAAAGGGGTAGAACAAGCAATTTGTATTATCGTGTTATTAGCTACACAAGAAAGCAGCGCGCCGCTTGCTTCCGATGAAATTAGTAAGAGGCTAGGGGTATCACCTTCTTATATGAAGAAAATTACAAGAAAGCTAGTTGTGCAAGGAATTGCTGTGTCTGTATCTGGGAATAACGGAGGCGTTTCTTTGGCAAAATCAGCAACCGACATTACAATGCTAGACGTTATTGAAGCGATGGAAGGGCCAATCAAGATTTACCCAGATACGGGTTTAATTCGGCTTGCTTTTAAAGATGGTGAATATGCAAAAAAAGGACAAGAGATTCTTCAAAATGTCTTTGCGCAAGGAGATCGATTATTAATCGAATATCTCTCGAAAGTAACCGCAGCAGACTTATTAAAAGAAGGGTTAGGCATGTCTAACTTGCCAACATTAAATTGGAACCAAGAAACCTTAAGTGATGTATTGAACAAAGAACAGGATGATCAAAAGTGA
- the egtB gene encoding ergothioneine biosynthesis protein EgtB has product MKAIENTSIAERFAEIRGVTMKLIEPLETEDFIIQSHEDVSPAKWHIAHTTWFFERMILKEFKSNYEEFNPAFDFLFNSYYNTIGPYQPRHQRGVLSRPTVDQVIEYRKYVDQQVYNLLDESASETKKEIEALLYMGLQHEQQHQELILMDIKYNFFVNPLLPTYAQTKKRTLSKTQESQFVEYDGGLVEIGHDGDGFAFDNESPRHKVWLEPFKLATKPVTNGEFLEFINSGGYEKPEYWLSDGWSIVKEHNWKAPLYWLKDTEEKWQIFTLAGIQDLELDEPVSHVSFYEADAFSRWKGKRLPTEAEWEYASQSVAIRGNTMDDGVYHPVASSEDLQSSSLSKMFGDVWEWTASAYSPYPGSKPLEGALGEYNAKFMCNQMILRGGSCATPVDHIRKTYRNFFPPEKRWQFSGFRLAEDQS; this is encoded by the coding sequence ATGAAAGCAATAGAAAATACATCTATAGCAGAGCGCTTTGCAGAAATAAGAGGCGTTACGATGAAACTAATCGAGCCTTTAGAAACAGAAGATTTTATAATCCAATCTCACGAGGATGTGAGTCCAGCTAAATGGCATATCGCTCATACAACATGGTTTTTCGAGCGTATGATTTTAAAAGAGTTCAAATCGAATTATGAAGAATTCAATCCAGCTTTTGATTTTTTGTTTAATTCATATTACAACACGATTGGACCTTATCAACCGCGTCACCAACGCGGCGTGCTATCACGACCCACAGTAGATCAAGTTATTGAATATCGCAAATATGTGGATCAGCAAGTGTATAACTTACTTGATGAATCAGCTAGTGAAACAAAAAAAGAAATAGAAGCTTTACTATATATGGGACTTCAACACGAACAACAACATCAGGAATTGATCTTAATGGACATAAAGTACAACTTTTTTGTTAACCCCCTTTTACCTACTTATGCACAAACAAAAAAACGAACACTAAGCAAAACGCAGGAATCGCAGTTTGTTGAGTATGATGGAGGGTTGGTCGAAATTGGTCATGATGGCGATGGCTTTGCGTTTGATAACGAAAGTCCGCGCCACAAGGTTTGGCTTGAACCTTTCAAGTTGGCAACAAAACCTGTAACTAATGGAGAATTTCTTGAATTTATAAATTCCGGAGGCTATGAAAAACCGGAATATTGGCTTTCGGATGGGTGGAGTATTGTTAAAGAGCATAATTGGAAAGCACCACTTTATTGGCTGAAAGATACAGAAGAAAAATGGCAAATCTTTACCTTAGCAGGCATACAAGACCTAGAACTTGATGAACCGGTGAGTCATGTGAGTTTTTACGAAGCAGATGCTTTTAGCAGGTGGAAAGGCAAAAGGTTACCTACTGAAGCAGAATGGGAATATGCTTCTCAAAGCGTTGCTATTCGCGGAAATACGATGGATGATGGAGTTTACCATCCGGTGGCAAGTAGCGAGGATTTACAAAGTTCATCGCTATCAAAAATGTTTGGAGATGTATGGGAATGGACTGCTAGTGCCTACTCACCATATCCTGGCAGTAAACCGTTAGAAGGCGCATTAGGTGAGTATAATGCGAAATTCATGTGTAACCAAATGATTCTTCGTGGAGGTTCGTGTGCAACGCCTGTAGATCACATTCGGAAAACTTATCGAAATTTCTTTCCTCCAGAGAAAAGATGGCAATTTAGTGGTTTTAGGTTGGCAGAAGACCAAAGTTAA
- a CDS encoding glycine betaine ABC transporter substrate-binding protein — MNKKLVGMTLIASSALYGCSSGEEATEPLVIGGKPWTEQYILPYILGEYIEANSDYTVEYKDGLGEVAILTPALEKGDIDMYVEYTGTGFKDVLKLESTPGQTSEEVLQAVREGYEEELGATWLEPLGFENGYTLAYSKESGLDVATYSELAELSQSQDVAFGGPHSFYERQGDGYDALTEAYNFNFSATESFDPSIMYEAVKNGDVDVITAFTTDSRIDLFELSTTKDDLNFFPKYDAVPVIRMETLEEYPDLEELLNELGGQISAEEMLAMNSKVDVDKEQPEDVAREFLIEKELIEE; from the coding sequence ATGAATAAAAAATTAGTGGGAATGACCTTAATCGCTTCATCAGCTTTATACGGATGTAGTTCTGGAGAAGAAGCAACTGAGCCGTTAGTAATTGGCGGCAAGCCTTGGACTGAGCAATATATTTTGCCTTATATTTTGGGTGAATACATAGAGGCGAATTCTGACTACACCGTTGAATACAAAGACGGTTTAGGGGAAGTGGCAATTTTAACACCAGCTTTGGAAAAAGGCGACATTGATATGTACGTTGAGTATACCGGTACAGGATTTAAAGATGTTTTGAAACTTGAATCCACCCCGGGACAAACTTCTGAAGAAGTTCTTCAAGCGGTTCGAGAAGGATATGAAGAAGAGTTAGGGGCAACTTGGTTAGAACCGTTAGGATTTGAAAATGGCTATACATTAGCCTACTCGAAAGAAAGTGGATTAGACGTCGCAACTTACTCAGAACTAGCTGAACTTTCTCAATCACAGGACGTTGCTTTTGGCGGCCCGCATTCTTTTTATGAACGACAAGGGGACGGCTATGATGCTTTGACAGAGGCATATAACTTTAATTTTTCCGCTACGGAAAGTTTTGATCCTTCAATCATGTACGAGGCAGTGAAAAATGGAGATGTCGATGTGATAACGGCGTTTACTACCGATAGCAGAATAGATTTATTCGAGTTGAGCACAACAAAAGATGATTTAAACTTTTTCCCGAAATATGATGCCGTACCAGTTATCCGCATGGAGACGCTTGAAGAATATCCTGACTTAGAAGAGCTATTAAATGAACTTGGTGGTCAAATCAGTGCAGAAGAAATGTTGGCGATGAACTCTAAAGTAGATGTGGATAAAGAGCAGCCAGAAGACGTGGCTCGAGAATTTCTAATCGAAAAAGAATTGATTGAAGAATAG